The Patagioenas fasciata isolate bPatFas1 chromosome 25, bPatFas1.hap1, whole genome shotgun sequence genome includes a region encoding these proteins:
- the LOC136112432 gene encoding uncharacterized protein codes for MKNLGYSQEQRKRNPSRAAVPRPHTAHTAFASGRIFRGCTASNYSNRPATRTPPPPPHPCPPHLPQPCHTQFLHTPHHSAAAPVHTATPAPGSSQSARSTPRAAPRPTPRARAPAAAPARSPLPAGQRSSLTPAGLGSPTAAPAPGEPPLPLVGAPGCRCCSWWGKASPSRGPTIQARQPVTLRLQRCPPLRTSRHLGRIYAAQGGGEVAAQARRKEEGRRDESPFEVSRGVTEEQLPFRKTCSLLQTSAAPPRDSRPVLRSPVLPVRGTVQECAGQSLPAGEAAPPAQSGRGRRREVRRRCRVAIRTTPEQDARSVAAVS; via the exons ATGAAGAACTTAGGCTACAGTCAAGAACAGAGGAAACGAAACCCTTCAAGGGCTGCTGTGCCACGGCCCCACACAGCACACACCGCCTTCGCCTCAGGCCGCATTTTCAGGGGCTGCACCGCCTCAAACTATTCAAACCGGCCCGCAACGCGGACACCACCGCCACCACCACACCCGTGTCCTCCtcacctcccccagccctgccacacgcaattccttcacaccccgcaccattcagcagcagcccctgtgcaCACCGCGACCCCCGCACCCGGCTCCTCGCAGAGCGCGCGATCCACGCCCCGAGCGGCCCCGCGCCCCACGCCCCGCGCACGCGCGCCAGCAGCGGCTCCCGcccgcagccccctccctgcggggcagcgcagctccctcacccccgCCGGCCTGGGCTCGCCCACGGCAGCCCCTGCCCCCGGCGAGCCCCCCTTGCCGTTGGTGGGGGCTCCTGGATGCAGATGTTGCTCATGGTGGGGAAAAGCGAGTCCCAGCAGGGGACCAACCATCCAGGCCCGGCAGCCGGTTACGCTTCGCCTGCAACGCTGCCCGCCCCTCCGAACCTCCCGCCATCTCGGACGCATCTACGCAgcccagggaggtggggaggtggCTGCCCAAgccaggaggaaggaagaaggacgAAGGGATGAGTCCCCGTTTGAAGTCTCTAGGGGAGTCACTGAGGAacaacttcctttcagaaagACCTGCAGCCTTCTCCAGACATCTGCAGCCCCTCCCCGTGACTCCCGCCCGGTGCTGAGGTCCCCCGTCCTCCCTGTGAGAGGTACGGTCCAAGAGTGCGCCGGGCAAAGCCTTCCGGCGGGAGAGGCGGCGCCGCCAGCCCAGTCCGGGCGAGGACGGCGGCGGGAGGTGCGGAGGCGCTGCCGG GTGGCAATAAGGACAACACCAGAGCAGGATGCAAGAAGTGTGGCTGCC GTGTCCTAG